One genomic window of Leptospira paudalimensis includes the following:
- a CDS encoding outer membrane beta-barrel protein has translation MRNKYTLLATIVATLFSQASLFAQTKKDKDKPWYELVNFSGYVDVYYNYTSNNRQGATQDTAGTFHTYNKQFAVNAVKLSMEKLADKESPWGFRLDMQNGQNNMYQERPYQTTNSLHNMQLLQQAYVSAYFPVLKGLTVDAGKMATHIGLELLDSKDNIAYTIGYVFFNTIPFIHTGARANLQINDRLSTGFYLYNSAQGTGYTGNGQQFGYVGVTPYGDAAGGSSLTSTQQHAYADGPNPTRAIGTQVKYDVVPDKFQVVWNTLQANDNIKGRQDNSLYYLEQATGTSFPKQSAFKTDHWMIQNLILIYKPTDRLTTIFDYTYGERAGQTNTAAFGYEPGGITKNKLDAAMPGLVPDLPTGLTAAGLTADTNLSRENRIKRIYQTYQVQAKYQFTDTFALGFRFEYLDDKRYGGSLVVNPPLFAVTPTNRYDLKFQDSIGARATSNYGQIKTLTFTPTFDLTENLQVKVDLRRDWGPGQQFVDTSGRPASHQNGIIVGMVAKF, from the coding sequence ATGAGAAATAAATACACTCTATTAGCGACGATCGTTGCTACCTTATTTTCCCAGGCTTCCCTTTTTGCTCAGACAAAAAAGGACAAAGACAAGCCTTGGTATGAGTTGGTAAATTTTTCCGGATATGTGGACGTATACTATAACTATACATCAAATAACCGGCAAGGGGCAACCCAAGATACTGCAGGAACATTTCACACTTACAACAAACAATTTGCTGTAAACGCTGTGAAATTGTCTATGGAAAAGTTAGCGGATAAGGAAAGCCCTTGGGGATTTCGTTTGGATATGCAAAATGGACAGAACAACATGTACCAAGAGCGTCCTTACCAAACAACTAACTCTCTCCATAACATGCAATTGTTACAACAAGCATATGTTTCAGCTTATTTCCCGGTCTTAAAAGGATTAACCGTTGATGCTGGTAAGATGGCGACTCACATCGGACTAGAGTTACTTGATTCGAAAGACAACATTGCTTACACCATTGGTTACGTGTTCTTTAACACAATCCCCTTTATCCACACTGGTGCGAGAGCAAACCTTCAAATCAATGACCGTTTATCAACAGGTTTCTACCTATATAATAGTGCACAAGGAACAGGATACACAGGTAACGGACAACAATTTGGTTACGTAGGTGTGACTCCTTATGGTGATGCCGCTGGTGGATCAAGTCTCACAAGCACTCAACAACATGCGTATGCAGATGGTCCAAACCCTACAAGAGCAATTGGAACACAAGTGAAGTATGACGTTGTTCCTGATAAGTTTCAAGTTGTATGGAACACATTACAAGCAAACGACAATATCAAAGGTAGACAAGACAATAGTCTCTACTACTTAGAACAAGCGACTGGAACATCTTTTCCAAAACAATCTGCTTTCAAAACAGACCATTGGATGATCCAAAACTTGATCTTAATCTACAAGCCAACTGACAGATTGACTACAATCTTTGACTATACTTATGGTGAAAGAGCTGGTCAAACAAACACTGCAGCTTTTGGATATGAGCCAGGTGGGATCACAAAAAACAAGTTAGATGCAGCAATGCCAGGACTAGTACCAGATTTACCAACAGGTTTAACTGCTGCTGGACTCACTGCAGATACCAACCTTTCTCGTGAAAACAGAATCAAAAGGATTTACCAAACTTACCAAGTGCAAGCTAAGTATCAATTCACTGATACATTCGCTTTGGGTTTCCGTTTTGAGTATTTGGATGACAAACGTTACGGTGGATCTCTCGTAGTAAACCCTCCATTATTTGCTGTGACTCCTACAAACCGTTACGATCTTAAATTCCAAGATTCAATCGGAGCAAGAGCAACAAGTAACTATGGACAAATCAAAACTTTAACATTCACGCCTACTTTTGATCTCACTGAGAACCTCCAAGTAAAAGTGGATTTAAGAAGAGATTGGGGTCCTGGCCAACAATTCGTAGATACATCTGGAAGACCAGCGTCTCACCAAAACGGTATCATCGTTGGTATGGTAGCAAAATTCTAA
- a CDS encoding cellulose synthase family protein yields MLTFLSISFLVLYGFDILVLFYFGLHTYLMVFLYSRYKQNCAEDESKILSLKDKNLPTVTVQLPIFNEFYVVDRLIESACNLQYPAKKLQIQVLDDSTDETIEKVATLVSQYKKKGIWIEHVHRTNRKGHKAGALDEGMAKAKGDYIAIFDADFTPDPDFLLRTMGYFDDESIGMVQTRWGHINETYNILTKAQSFGIDGHFMIEQVARNGSSLWMNFNGTAGIWRRSCIEDAGGWEHDTLTEDFDLSYRAELKGWRFRYIKDVVCKAEIPATMNAYKAQQFRWCKGSIQTAVKLIPRIWKSKESWKIKGEAITHLINYSVHPLMIINILLTAPLLLMEYWAGFKMDDLPMEILFGSAAVLSVGSMGPVIFYAYSQREIHKNWKSKLVYLPILVMIGTGIAVMNTYAWVEAVFGVQSGFKRTPKLRIEKEGDSLQDKIKYVVPVDYRAFLEFFMGAYCVFCIYLSFMVGKPYMIGFMVLYSIGFFYVSYLSVAESFWKFKPATKAEKELRAVA; encoded by the coding sequence ATGCTCACGTTTTTATCTATATCCTTTTTGGTACTTTACGGTTTCGATATTTTAGTTCTGTTCTACTTTGGGTTACACACCTACCTCATGGTGTTTTTGTATAGCAGATACAAACAAAACTGTGCAGAGGATGAATCAAAAATCCTCTCTTTAAAGGACAAAAACCTACCTACGGTAACGGTCCAACTTCCTATTTTTAATGAATTTTATGTGGTCGATCGTTTGATTGAGTCCGCTTGTAATTTACAATACCCTGCAAAAAAACTCCAAATCCAAGTTTTGGATGATTCTACTGATGAAACCATTGAAAAGGTTGCGACTCTTGTTTCTCAGTACAAAAAAAAGGGAATCTGGATCGAACACGTTCATAGAACCAATCGTAAAGGCCACAAGGCTGGTGCTTTGGATGAGGGTATGGCAAAGGCAAAAGGGGATTATATCGCAATCTTTGATGCTGATTTTACTCCAGATCCAGATTTTTTACTCCGTACGATGGGATACTTTGATGATGAATCCATCGGAATGGTCCAAACACGTTGGGGCCATATCAACGAAACTTATAATATTTTAACCAAAGCGCAAAGTTTTGGAATCGATGGTCACTTTATGATTGAACAAGTGGCACGAAATGGTTCCAGCCTTTGGATGAACTTTAACGGGACTGCTGGTATCTGGAGACGTTCTTGCATCGAAGATGCTGGTGGATGGGAACATGATACCCTCACAGAAGACTTTGACTTATCCTACCGAGCTGAGCTCAAAGGTTGGAGATTCCGTTACATCAAAGATGTAGTTTGTAAGGCAGAAATCCCTGCAACAATGAATGCTTATAAGGCTCAACAATTTCGTTGGTGCAAAGGATCCATCCAAACTGCAGTTAAACTCATCCCTCGTATTTGGAAGTCCAAAGAATCTTGGAAAATCAAAGGTGAGGCGATCACTCACTTAATCAATTATTCAGTTCATCCGCTGATGATCATCAACATCCTTCTCACAGCTCCTCTCCTTTTGATGGAATATTGGGCAGGATTTAAAATGGATGACCTCCCAATGGAAATTCTTTTTGGATCGGCTGCGGTTCTTTCGGTTGGCTCCATGGGACCTGTTATTTTTTACGCGTATTCCCAAAGAGAAATTCACAAAAACTGGAAATCCAAATTGGTTTACCTTCCCATCCTTGTGATGATCGGAACTGGTATAGCTGTGATGAACACCTATGCCTGGGTAGAAGCAGTTTTTGGTGTCCAATCGGGATTCAAACGCACACCTAAACTCCGAATTGAAAAAGAAGGGGATAGTTTACAGGACAAAATCAAATATGTGGTTCCTGTGGATTACCGAGCTTTCCTCGAATTCTTTATGGGTGCTTATTGCGTATTTTGCATTTATTTATCCTTCATGGTCGGAAAACCATATATGATCGGTTTTATGGTTCTCTATTCTATCGGATTTTTCTATGTCTCCTATCTTTCTGTGGCAGAGTCGTTCTGGAAATTCAAACCAGCAACTAAAGCAGAAAAGGAACTTCGTGCCGTCGCTTAA
- a CDS encoding cytochrome c family protein, translated as MKMNQNKKTLKSSLIGISLALLLATSFVGCTESGAKKEDDPSALLYLVNNRTSLNAVQQICLGTYVAANSCVGGTEFFNPGIGCSLTKLEGKTTDDLNALKECVLKKVNDTVQPCNLPQFTYALAQQALAGAFAACNTSYTTTAGATVDLKGYLVY; from the coding sequence ATGAAAATGAATCAGAATAAAAAAACTTTGAAATCAAGTTTGATTGGAATCTCTTTAGCCCTTCTTTTAGCAACCAGCTTCGTTGGTTGCACAGAGTCAGGTGCTAAAAAAGAAGATGATCCAAGTGCACTACTTTACTTGGTAAACAACCGAACTAGCCTAAATGCAGTTCAACAAATTTGTTTAGGAACATACGTTGCAGCTAACTCTTGTGTAGGAGGAACTGAATTCTTCAACCCAGGAATCGGATGTTCCCTCACAAAATTGGAAGGTAAAACAACTGATGACCTAAATGCATTGAAAGAATGTGTGCTTAAAAAAGTGAACGATACAGTGCAACCTTGTAACTTACCACAATTCACTTACGCTCTTGCGCAACAAGCTCTGGCAGGTGCTTTTGCAGCATGTAACACTTCGTATACGACAACTGCCGGTGCAACGGTAGATTTGAAAGGATACCTAGTTTACTAA
- a CDS encoding CCA tRNA nucleotidyltransferase — MPINLSSYIPTFHKNHLEIIDSTLKNSGFECYLVGGSVRDLVMKKIPKEYDLTTNAEPKQVKKLFRTVIDTGIEHGTVTIVIDKVNYEVTTYRIDKDYTDGRRPGHVEFGTTLHEDLKRRDFTMNALAFDLKSEELIDDHTGLVDIENKTIRTIGNPIQRFSEDGLRPIRALRFASTLNFVIDEETKKAIHLTKHITQKISLERFQDEILKSFVGENPAKMIQLLAEENIFQIFLPTIPNDLIPNETILNRLNQIPNELVGFQLAFAFYSILPSLTLKELETHLRTLKFSGQNIKDTILFFDLLLKWNQITNTSSLSSYTIKKEFLAPVKRHFLNRYELNRNFYEKLKPIFGDQIETMITIWEQNPPLLLSDLAMNGNQLSENFPNLPKTKFGEVLNQLLDIVLQTPKENEYLRLIQHTADFINKLSK, encoded by the coding sequence TTGCCAATAAACCTTTCTTCTTACATTCCAACCTTTCATAAAAATCATCTAGAGATCATAGACTCTACTTTAAAAAATTCAGGTTTTGAATGTTATTTGGTAGGTGGTTCAGTTCGAGATTTGGTAATGAAAAAAATTCCAAAGGAATACGATCTCACTACAAATGCAGAACCAAAACAAGTTAAGAAGTTATTCAGAACAGTTATTGATACTGGTATCGAACATGGTACAGTCACGATTGTCATTGATAAGGTAAATTATGAAGTTACAACGTATAGAATTGATAAAGATTATACGGATGGGAGAAGGCCTGGTCATGTTGAATTTGGTACAACGTTACATGAAGATTTAAAAAGAAGAGATTTTACAATGAATGCATTGGCATTCGATCTTAAATCTGAAGAATTAATTGATGATCATACTGGGTTAGTTGATATAGAAAATAAAACAATTCGAACAATTGGTAACCCTATCCAAAGATTTTCAGAAGATGGATTAAGGCCAATTAGAGCCCTTCGTTTTGCTAGCACACTAAACTTTGTCATTGATGAAGAAACAAAAAAAGCAATCCATCTAACAAAACACATCACTCAAAAAATTTCATTGGAACGATTCCAAGATGAAATACTAAAATCATTTGTAGGCGAAAATCCAGCAAAAATGATTCAATTGTTAGCAGAAGAAAATATTTTTCAGATTTTTCTTCCAACAATACCCAATGATCTTATACCCAACGAAACGATTCTTAATAGGCTCAATCAAATTCCAAATGAATTGGTTGGGTTCCAACTTGCCTTTGCTTTTTATTCGATTTTACCTAGCTTAACACTCAAAGAATTGGAAACCCATTTACGTACTCTAAAGTTTTCAGGACAAAACATAAAAGATACAATTTTGTTTTTTGATTTGTTGTTAAAATGGAATCAAATTACGAATACTAGTTCTCTCTCATCTTACACGATAAAAAAAGAATTCTTAGCGCCCGTTAAACGACATTTTTTAAATCGTTATGAATTGAATCGTAACTTTTACGAAAAATTAAAACCAATTTTTGGTGATCAAATCGAAACGATGATCACAATTTGGGAACAAAATCCGCCCTTATTACTTTCCGACTTGGCAATGAACGGCAACCAATTGAGTGAAAATTTTCCAAACTTACCTAAAACTAAATTTGGAGAGGTGTTAAACCAACTCTTGGACATCGTTTTACAAACGCCTAAAGAAAATGAATATCTAAGACTTATCCAACATACTGCTGATTTTATAAACAAATTGTCCAAATAA
- a CDS encoding Fur family transcriptional regulator, translated as MAGDPSQILKKIGLKVTKNREQVLSILQGSTRPLNHQEIMEKLPKEESWDRVTIYRALSDLEEKNLLNSLHSADRVTYFELKSDGNHVVSLAHGHLICNVCGKIECIDDPWNGMPSSKQLKGFTTESVEIVFRGKCRNCQ; from the coding sequence ATGGCTGGCGATCCTTCTCAAATTCTCAAAAAAATTGGACTCAAGGTTACGAAAAACAGAGAACAAGTTTTATCGATCTTACAAGGATCCACAAGACCACTCAACCACCAAGAAATCATGGAAAAACTCCCCAAAGAAGAATCTTGGGATCGAGTTACGATCTATCGTGCATTATCTGATCTAGAAGAAAAAAATTTACTCAACTCTCTGCATTCAGCTGATCGTGTGACTTATTTTGAATTGAAATCGGACGGCAATCATGTTGTATCACTTGCCCATGGCCATTTGATCTGTAATGTCTGCGGAAAAATCGAATGTATCGATGATCCATGGAATGGTATGCCTTCCTCAAAACAACTAAAAGGTTTTACGACAGAATCGGTTGAAATTGTTTTTCGAGGCAAATGTCGAAATTGCCAATAA
- a CDS encoding class I SAM-dependent methyltransferase, which translates to MTEQGLGALIMFENRLRKLKKEREKWAKRENIECYRIYSEDIPQVACILDRYPNGFVLYDKSSLRFQAEADHETRFAQIAGIVKNVFQITDDTLFLKSRRKQKGTDQYEKIAIEGNDHWVKEANLEFRINLSDYLDTGLFLDHRITRKWLKEKSQNKSVLNLFSYTGAFSVYAASGGAIKTKSIDLSKTYCEWANQNLQRNGFAGPNHQIINADILQWLEGEAKKTNRERYDLIFLDPPTFSNSKKMYEEWDVQTKHRNILLLLLTKFLTDHGEIWFSTNFRKFKMEVEEEEWKERGYLCMNRTSESIPPDFRDQKIHQLFCIVPI; encoded by the coding sequence ATGACGGAACAAGGATTAGGTGCCCTCATAATGTTTGAAAATCGCCTTCGCAAATTAAAAAAAGAGCGCGAAAAATGGGCGAAACGAGAAAATATTGAATGCTATCGGATCTATTCGGAAGACATACCCCAAGTTGCATGTATATTGGATCGATATCCAAATGGATTTGTTTTGTATGATAAAAGTTCGTTACGGTTCCAAGCAGAAGCTGACCACGAGACAAGATTTGCACAAATTGCTGGAATTGTGAAAAATGTATTTCAGATAACAGATGATACTCTTTTTTTGAAAAGTCGTAGGAAACAAAAAGGAACTGATCAATACGAAAAAATTGCAATTGAAGGGAATGATCATTGGGTAAAGGAAGCTAACTTAGAATTCCGAATCAATCTTTCTGATTATTTGGACACAGGTTTGTTTCTTGACCATCGAATTACGCGGAAATGGTTAAAAGAAAAATCACAAAATAAATCTGTTCTCAATTTATTTTCATATACAGGTGCGTTTTCCGTATACGCTGCGTCAGGTGGTGCAATCAAGACAAAAAGTATAGATCTATCAAAAACATATTGTGAATGGGCCAATCAAAATTTACAACGAAATGGCTTTGCTGGTCCGAATCATCAAATTATCAATGCTGACATATTGCAATGGTTAGAAGGTGAAGCAAAAAAAACTAACCGAGAAAGGTATGATTTAATTTTCCTTGATCCACCAACATTCTCAAATAGTAAAAAAATGTACGAAGAATGGGATGTGCAAACGAAACACAGAAATATACTTTTATTGTTGCTAACAAAGTTTCTAACCGATCACGGTGAAATTTGGTTCTCAACTAATTTCCGTAAGTTTAAAATGGAAGTTGAAGAAGAGGAATGGAAGGAGAGAGGGTATCTATGTATGAATCGTACATCGGAGTCGATACCACCAGACTTTAGGGACCAAAAAATCCACCAATTATTTTGCATCGTTCCTATCTAG
- a CDS encoding ribonuclease HI family protein, producing the protein MSSKDTTFVYCDGSSRGNPGPAAIGVSFQDNDGNEFLSLSEKIGNATNNIAEWNALFRGMEEAIKQSIKKIKFRLDSELVVKQMKGEYKVKNKDLLVFKNKCEELKNSFDNFEIQYIPREQNARADQLANLAQDNKG; encoded by the coding sequence ATGTCCTCTAAAGATACTACTTTTGTTTATTGTGATGGAAGTTCCCGTGGGAATCCTGGTCCTGCTGCGATAGGAGTTTCCTTTCAAGATAATGATGGGAATGAATTTTTGTCCTTATCTGAAAAGATTGGAAATGCAACTAACAATATCGCAGAATGGAATGCTTTATTTCGAGGAATGGAAGAAGCAATCAAACAAAGTATAAAAAAGATAAAGTTTAGATTAGATTCGGAACTAGTCGTAAAACAAATGAAAGGTGAATACAAGGTAAAAAACAAAGATCTGTTAGTATTTAAAAATAAATGCGAAGAGCTCAAAAATTCATTTGATAATTTTGAAATTCAATATATACCACGCGAACAAAATGCACGAGCTGACCAACTTGCAAATCTTGCACAAGATAATAAGGGATGA
- a CDS encoding motility protein A, whose amino-acid sequence MIHSTLLGILAAILSVFVAILIEGASLRSFFHIPAMFLIVGGTLGATFASFSISQISKAIRDTRFALQKRRETDLKLLFFRFWEKARKDGLLSLEDESKKLDNPFLQKGIQLIVDGSDPRTIEEILWEAHEEKEKEDLKSARVYETAAGFSPTIGIIGTVLGLVTVLENLDGGTKVLGQGIATAFIATFYGISFANLILLPISNQLKVVAKRESNERQAIMRGILSLQSGENRRILAERIDPFVNQS is encoded by the coding sequence ATGATCCATTCTACATTACTCGGTATCCTCGCAGCAATTTTATCCGTTTTTGTTGCGATCTTAATTGAAGGTGCATCATTACGATCATTTTTCCATATCCCTGCCATGTTTCTTATCGTTGGTGGAACGTTAGGTGCTACCTTTGCATCTTTTTCTATTTCACAAATTTCAAAAGCCATTCGGGATACTCGCTTTGCATTGCAAAAACGGAGAGAAACAGATTTAAAACTTTTATTCTTTCGATTTTGGGAAAAAGCACGGAAAGATGGATTACTTTCTCTTGAAGATGAATCCAAAAAATTGGATAATCCATTTTTACAAAAAGGAATTCAATTGATAGTAGATGGATCTGATCCAAGAACGATTGAAGAAATCCTTTGGGAAGCACATGAAGAAAAAGAGAAAGAAGACTTAAAATCTGCAAGAGTATATGAAACAGCCGCTGGTTTTTCTCCTACGATTGGAATCATTGGAACCGTACTCGGGCTAGTCACGGTTCTAGAAAATTTGGATGGTGGAACAAAGGTGCTCGGCCAAGGAATTGCAACTGCTTTCATTGCAACATTTTATGGTATTTCCTTTGCAAACTTAATTTTATTACCTATTTCCAATCAATTAAAAGTAGTTGCAAAACGAGAAAGTAACGAACGTCAGGCGATCATGAGAGGGATTTTATCCTTACAATCAGGTGAAAATCGCAGAATTTTAGCAGAACGAATCGATCCTTTTGTCAACCAATCATGA
- a CDS encoding methyl-accepting chemotaxis protein, with protein MRFLSKISIQSRLLLFPLPLIVSLVFILFLLVQSQNETLEFSRKEQLGLVTIQPISATYREGLRRLKIGQESTKELIPHLQNIKKQIIETEIISIDADEVVKLEQYAKKDSFDQTTTLQFLNDTQELLLKIGDLSNLILDPEVDSYYQMEIVLFRVPSMYQNISLLKEMIRDEYLGLNAKSKTFSSESLTKAILTINGIEVTCREISKSYKKSFDANQKYKKELEEVKKNAEKTCSDYIVELKSTLLQNKIKPTSADILFNTVHKGTSIAGTIQGKSNFLLEQIISDRVQLLTWKRNFNIILVFISLLISTVFVYFIFKSVNDPLKKVLIKIDELSSGEADLTNKLPDFGNNEIGKITYSINLFLENLNQIMNQLKMSVSESEKVSSKLKQDAISVSDNATSLASVSEESAASLEELTTSFEIMFEFITNETKNIVKITEEMTTIKSSIANIEKALLQLTELSDQSTSLANSGNRSIQNTDMTMTEIRSVTKEITGIIDLITEISERTNLLALNASIEAARAGDAGMGFAVVAEEISKLADKTQSSVKSIKKLIDKSHLVVNEGSTHVMEAVSALSEIVGQSKRMNNAVTHLKEEMTTQSKSLLSVTSELNGLEEMARTIELSSREQKKASEDMVNTVNTLSGSAQELANNSEDLNQVSQKIGDIATNIAKITNTFRTH; from the coding sequence ATGAGATTTCTGTCAAAAATTTCTATCCAAAGCCGATTATTGCTCTTTCCACTTCCGCTCATTGTTTCTTTAGTATTTATCTTATTTTTATTAGTCCAATCGCAAAACGAAACCCTTGAATTTTCTAGAAAAGAACAACTCGGACTAGTAACCATCCAACCAATATCAGCAACCTATCGAGAAGGTTTACGTAGATTAAAAATTGGGCAAGAGTCTACCAAAGAATTAATTCCCCACCTTCAAAATATCAAAAAACAAATCATAGAAACTGAAATCATTAGTATAGATGCCGATGAAGTTGTGAAACTTGAACAATATGCAAAAAAGGATTCTTTCGACCAAACTACGACTCTACAATTTTTGAATGATACACAAGAACTTTTGCTAAAAATTGGAGACCTTTCGAATTTAATCTTAGATCCGGAAGTTGATTCGTATTACCAAATGGAAATTGTCTTATTTCGTGTGCCGTCTATGTACCAAAACATTTCCCTATTAAAAGAAATGATTCGAGACGAATACTTAGGTTTAAACGCAAAATCAAAAACATTTTCGAGTGAAAGTCTTACCAAAGCCATCTTAACAATTAATGGAATTGAAGTAACATGTAGAGAAATTAGTAAATCGTATAAAAAATCCTTTGATGCCAATCAAAAATACAAAAAGGAATTGGAAGAAGTCAAAAAAAATGCAGAGAAAACCTGTTCCGACTACATAGTAGAACTTAAAAGCACTCTTTTACAAAATAAAATCAAGCCAACATCAGCTGATATTCTTTTTAACACGGTACACAAAGGTACTTCCATCGCTGGTACCATCCAAGGCAAATCAAATTTTCTTCTCGAACAAATTATAAGCGATCGTGTTCAATTGCTTACCTGGAAAAGAAATTTTAATATCATCTTAGTATTCATCTCCTTACTCATATCTACTGTTTTCGTTTATTTTATATTCAAAAGTGTCAATGATCCATTAAAAAAAGTGCTCATTAAAATTGATGAACTTTCAAGCGGTGAAGCAGACCTTACAAATAAATTACCTGACTTCGGAAACAATGAAATCGGTAAAATTACTTATTCCATCAATTTATTCTTAGAAAATCTAAATCAGATCATGAACCAATTAAAAATGTCTGTCAGCGAATCTGAAAAAGTATCTTCAAAATTAAAACAAGATGCCATTTCTGTTTCAGATAACGCAACATCGCTTGCTTCTGTGTCTGAAGAATCAGCAGCATCATTGGAAGAGTTGACTACTTCATTCGAAATTATGTTCGAATTCATCACAAATGAAACAAAAAATATAGTAAAAATTACGGAAGAAATGACAACGATCAAAAGTTCGATTGCAAATATTGAAAAGGCACTATTGCAATTAACTGAACTTTCCGATCAATCAACTTCACTTGCAAATTCAGGAAATAGATCGATACAAAATACCGATATGACAATGACTGAAATCCGATCTGTGACTAAAGAAATCACGGGGATAATTGATTTGATTACTGAAATTTCAGAAAGAACCAACTTACTTGCATTAAATGCTAGTATAGAAGCAGCGCGAGCTGGTGATGCAGGAATGGGATTTGCTGTAGTGGCAGAAGAAATTTCAAAATTAGCTGATAAAACACAATCTTCAGTGAAGAGTATTAAAAAATTAATCGATAAAAGTCATCTTGTAGTCAATGAAGGTTCCACTCATGTAATGGAAGCAGTGAGTGCACTCAGTGAAATTGTGGGTCAATCAAAACGCATGAATAATGCTGTAACACACCTTAAAGAAGAAATGACAACTCAATCCAAAAGTTTACTGAGTGTCACAAGTGAACTCAATGGCTTAGAAGAAATGGCGCGAACGATCGAATTATCGAGTAGAGAACAAAAAAAAGCATCAGAAGACATGGTTAATACCGTGAACACATTATCTGGAAGTGCTCAAGAACTCGCAAATAATTCAGAAGATTTGAACCAAGTAAGCCAAAAAATTGGGGACATAGCAACTAACATTGCCAAGATCACAAATACGTTTCGCACCCACTAA
- a CDS encoding ATP-binding protein yields the protein MLSHNGTKVLAPVNGVATLTADQKFFQIKQDGSWSTSSIYQFKSYDFSSLINAFDEGALASLDINEMPLKDYFLKFKSNPSFQIVLSPFSRYQHLDFEEMILTSMKEAYSSFIELLKTTFPKVEVKNFFEIPTLKFEHPNGIPEYFLHKQFQWDVKKAKKSLQSNEILYLGAETIYHILRKLYFGEPFTKRHLAVFLVDRKGRMDLEPRQFFLTNGQSLAFIPANLDKRYKIASFDTVFEAIQPMDVNTLGYFNIYEHYSITLYEKLPAVRKEFSCIDCLECNQYCPTQANPFQLIKGKIEEFDKDKCVTCGICTVYCPAGIDIRKRIEEVV from the coding sequence ATGCTCTCGCATAACGGCACGAAGGTACTCGCACCTGTAAATGGAGTCGCAACGTTAACTGCTGATCAAAAATTTTTTCAAATCAAACAAGATGGTTCTTGGTCAACCAGTTCAATTTATCAATTTAAGAGTTATGATTTTTCATCGCTCATAAATGCATTTGATGAAGGTGCCTTGGCATCTCTTGATATCAATGAAATGCCACTTAAGGATTATTTCTTAAAATTTAAATCCAATCCTTCCTTTCAAATTGTATTATCTCCCTTTTCAAGATACCAACATCTAGATTTCGAAGAAATGATTTTAACTTCAATGAAAGAAGCTTATTCCAGTTTCATTGAATTGCTAAAAACAACATTTCCAAAAGTAGAAGTTAAAAACTTTTTTGAGATCCCAACATTAAAATTTGAACACCCTAATGGTATTCCAGAATATTTTTTGCATAAACAATTCCAATGGGATGTCAAAAAGGCAAAAAAATCTCTTCAATCGAATGAGATTTTATATTTGGGTGCAGAAACAATTTATCATATATTACGTAAATTGTATTTTGGCGAGCCATTCACCAAACGACATTTAGCTGTATTTTTGGTAGATCGCAAAGGTCGAATGGATTTAGAACCTAGACAATTTTTTTTGACGAATGGACAATCCTTGGCTTTTATCCCTGCGAATTTAGATAAACGTTATAAGATTGCTTCCTTTGATACGGTTTTTGAAGCAATTCAGCCAATGGATGTAAATACATTAGGTTATTTTAATATTTATGAACATTATTCGATTACATTGTATGAAAAACTTCCGGCAGTTAGGAAAGAATTTAGTTGTATCGACTGCCTAGAATGTAACCAATATTGCCCAACACAGGCAAATCCCTTTCAATTGATTAAAGGAAAAATCGAGGAATTCGATAAAGATAAGTGTGTTACTTGTGGAATTTGTACTGTATACTGCCCAGCAGGGATTGATATTCGAAAAAGAATCGAAGAGGTTGTTTAA